The genomic window CCCCTGGACGCATTTTGAACAGACGCTCACGCCCATAGCGATCTTCCAGACGAAGGAAATCGCCGTCATATGTGCGCTCAAAATTGATCACCGCACCGACAAAACCGTCAGCGAGCACTTCCACAACGAGGCCTGGCTCGGCCGGAACCTTCGGATAGGTTCTCGGGGCGTTTCTTTGGTGTCCGCCTAAAATGTTGGCGTAGCGATCATCAAAACTCATAGCAGTTCACTTTATCGGCTAGCATAAATCGCCTATGCACTCACCGTTTCACGTTTATTCACCGGTACAAAATATCGCCCTTTGGCTCCAATCCTGGATGTGCGGTCGTGAAAGCTACGATGCTTTCGAGGAGGCCCTGGATACACTCGGCGGACCCCATGTACTGAGCACGTCTCATGGAGAGCGGCTCGAAGGTGTGTTCATGGCACGATTTTTTAGAAATCTCACGAAGCCTGCCCCCGCATTTCCATGGTGCACTGTGCTGCTTGCCGGACCTGGACAGCCGCTGGCTGCCGATGTTCCAGGACACGAGGCGATGGTGCTGCGGGCAACGGCGCACGGTGAAGCAAATGTCCTGGTGCCACACACTCTCGTCGATGGTGGAACGCTTTGGCAGCACCACCGGCTTGAGCTCGCACCACATCTTCAGCATTTCCTCATGCCGGGAGAAGCCGATTCACACTTGCGTGCTGCAGTGGATCGCGCTGCCTTGCTCATCGAGCAGCAGCAGCTTCGGCTTGATGGAGCGCCCGCAGCCCGGTTGGCCGTCGGGACGCTGAGAGATTATTTCGATAGTCCAGGTCTGCCAGCAGATATTCCCGCACGCGCGTTGAAGCTGATTGCCCGAGCAGATTCTGCCAGCGCAGTACTGGAAGCAATGCTCAGCGTGTTGGGGGAACACTCGATGGATCCAGAGTTATTGAGCTTGAGCAATCCGATTCGGCAAGCGCGTATGAGCGCCGTGGCATTCAGCGCTATTGAGCTCGCCCGCGTTTCATAGGCTCGCAACAGGACACTTCGCACGGGGCGCCGTTGATGGTGCAACCTTTGGAAGGCACGGATCCGAGGTGTTGAGGCTTTTTGCTGCCGATAGATTCTTCGATGAGATCGACCACCATGGACGCAAACGTGTCGGTGTGACCGACAGTTGCGGCGCGAACTACTTCGAGGTTCGTAGGCGCGATGGCGGTTTGGAGCTCATTGTCCAAATCCCAAACCACCTCCATGTGATCTGAGATGAAACCGATGGCGGCTACCACCATCTTTTCTACGCCCTGAGCCTCAAGCTGCTCCGCGTGATCGACAATGTCGGGTTCGAGCCACGGTACGCGCCCGTTCCCCGAAGCTGATTGCCACACCACGTCGTAGTTTTCGAAGCCAAGCTTTTCTGCGACGAGTTTGGAAGCTTGCTCAATCTGAAGGCTGTACAGCGAACCATCCTCGGGCGTACCGGCGCGTTCATTGGCGATGACCGGAATGGAGTGAGCGCTAAAAACAAGCCTCACACCTTGATCTTGCGCTTCCTTGGGGCTCAAACCCCAGTGCCGGAAGGCATCCTCGATGACGGATACCTGTTCTTCAATAAACATTGGATGGTCGAAGAATTGACGAATCTTCAGAAAATCAATGAGCGGCAACCCCTGGCTCTGAAGGTGTTCCCTCATCGCCTGGATGTCTTCACCGTATTGACGGCACCCGGAATATCCGCCCCACGCGGAGGTAGCGAAGACCGCCGCTGTGCGCACACCCGCCTTCGCCATTTCTGAAGCGGTGTCGTTGGCGAAGGGTTTCCAATTTCGATTCCCGAAAAACACAGGTAAGTCAATGCCCCTGGAGGCCAACTCCGCCTCAATGTTGGCGATAATTTCCTTATTCAGATCGTTGAGCGGGCTTTTTCCACCGAAGTGGTAATAATGTTTTCCCACTTCATCGAGACGCTCTGGCGGAATACCTCGCCCAGCGGTGACGTTTTCAAGGAACGGTCGTACCTCATCTACCCCTTCGGGACCTCCAAAGGATAGAAGGAGCAGGGCATCGATGTCTTCGATGGATTTCAGCGTTGCTTCGAATTGAGCATCCGGGCGAGTCATGCCCCATAGGGTAACACTGCGGTTACAGGTTCAACGCAAGCAGCGGGTGCCCTGGAAAGACACCCGCTGAAACGTCGAAAAGCTTAGATCAGTCGCACAACGTACTGGGTCATGCCCGACCAACGCACTGGAGACACTTGCACGGTGGAACCTGATTGCGGAGCCTCGATCATCTGACCGTCGCCGAGATAGATCGCCACGTGCTGCTCGGCGTTCGGGCCGTAGAAGATCAAATCGCCTCGTTGCATCTGCGAAGGATCGACCTTCGTACCATGTTGATACTGGTAGCCCGTGTAGTGTGGCAGCGCGATACCGACGCCCGCGAAAGCATAAATGACCAGGCCAGAGCAGTCGAAGCCGACCTTATTGTAATCGCCGTAGGAATCAGCCACGCCACCGTCTCGAATGCCTCGGGTGGGACCATTGGCGTTACCCCCGCCCCAAGCGTAGGGCACGCCAAGCTGCGACATTGCTCGTGAGATTACGGTCTCGATCTGGGCGCTGCGTGAACCGCTCGTGACCGTCTCACTTGCTTCTGCGGAAACGCTCTCGTTGGTTGCTACCTCCACAGAATCCACGGCCTCGTTGCCGCTGGTGCTCTGCCCCTCGGGGTTCTGCACGGTGTTGCCGCCACCATTGCCATCCAAGGAGGTGTGCTCCGGCTGGGAGGCCTCAATCAGAGCTGCAGCAGCCTCTGTGGACTTGTCTTCACTCGTACTTTGAGCTTCCTTAGCGTCCGCCGCCTTGGACGTTTCTTCTTCAGCCTTTGCTTTTGCGGCCTCAGCAGCCTTCTTGGCGGCTTCAAGCTTCTTCTTCGCCTCCGCCTGCTTGGCTTGGGCGGCTTTCTTATCAGCCTTGGCCTTTTCGTCCGCAGCGGCCTTGGCTTCAGCTTCCACTTGCGCTTTATGAGCGGCTTCAGCCTCGGCCTGCGCCTGCTTTGCGGCCTCTTCTTTAGCTCGTTGCTCTTCGAGAGCCTTCTGGCGAACAGCTTCAGCAGCCTTGGCCGCTTCCTCGGCCTTCTTTCGCTCCTCTTCGGCCTTGATGTAGTCCTGATATTCTTTGCGATCAGATTCCAACGCGCTTACGGTGCCGCGTGCCTGATCAAGCTCCCGCTTCGCCTTGTCTCGCTGTGCCACAAGTTCGGCTCGTTTGCGGGTGTTCTCGTCAAGTTGCTTCGAGGTGTCTTGAATGCGAGATTCCGCTTCTTCTTTTTTGCTCTTCGCGGTCTCCTCGCGGTCTTCGGCGATATTGCGTGCTTCGCGCAGTCGAGACTCTTCGTTAGCCTGCTCAGTGCGTAGTTTGTCAAGCTTTTCGACGTGCTCACGCTGCTTCTCAGCATTGACGCGCTTGAAGGTCTGACGGTCAAGAGCGTCCTCAGTTGTTTCCGTGCCTGCAATCTCCGAGACGCCTTGATTATTCCCACCTTGTCGGCGGTACTCCGAGCGTGAGATCTCATCAAGCACTCGCTGTGCAGCTTCAATTTTCGCCTGAGTTTTGTCGAGCTCAGCACGGGCGCGCTTGACGCCCTCGCGTGCCTGTTCAGCGGAGGTTACAGCGTCGTGATAGTCAACCAGAGCCTTGTTGACAGATTCACGAAGGCCACCCATCTCCATTTCGAGTTGCGTAATCGCAGCATCAGACCGACTAACGGAACTAACAAGGCTCGAGACTTTACCTTCCGCTTGCCCAGCCTGCTGATTCGCGCTCGCAATCTCGGTATCCGAAGGGTTCCTCGGTTGCGCTCCTGCGGGAAAAGCGGTGCCGATGGCTAATGAAGTCGCCAGCGTCAGCGCGGCGGCGATGCGCACGGCGGGGTACTTCGACGCAAAGTTTGACACAAAATCTCCTGTTCACCCGATTGCAGGCGCTCCTTCCACGAAAGAGCGATCGGGCCACTGATACACACGGTTCAGCCCAGGGTTGATCACAGGCGCCGTTGTTATCCGCCGTCTTCTCACTGCGTGCTTCCCCACATGCGCGAGTATCGGTAGATAGTCAAGTTTCTACGATCGACCCATGAGCCGATAACAGAACCATAAAGCACTCCGGCCACTTTGTCTGCTTTCTTCCCTCTAAACACGTCTAATAACACGTGTAACAGCGGCGCTTTTAGAAGATCTTCCACCAGCTCACCCGGGAAAACCGCCGTAGGAATACCTTCCATGTTAGCTTCCTCACATTAGGCCACAACAGGCGCGTCAATGTCCCCGATTCCCCCCAGAACGGTCTATGGACATAAAAGTAAAGCCAGCAACCTTGATTGAGGGGTTGCTGGCAGAGGGGTTATCGCAGCTCAGTTTCGAGAACGCTTGGCAAACCTCGTTGTTACAGCCACTGTAAGAATGATCAGCAAGCCCGTTATCCCAACCATCGTGGTACCAGGCACAGGATCTACATCCAGAAGTGCCGGCATTGCTCTTAGTGCAACGGCACTGTCTGCTTCGTTCGACATTGGAGGCTGTATGGACTCGATCTGTGCACGGGTCAGCTCGTCACTCACCACTACCGCTAGGTCTGGTGATTTCACCACAACGGTGTCCACGTCGTGCTGCTTTTTCAATTGCGTAGCAAGATCCCGAAATACGTCGGTGCGCTGACCAACTTCATCCAGAACCAAAACCTCCATGTCACCATACGGGCGATCTTGGAGCGATTGCACGATGTCTTTGAGTTCGGCTAGCTTCACCGGTTCCGGATGTTCCATAACGATCTGCTGCTGGGCCAGGGGCTCATCGAAGCGCTGGAAATACT from Corynebacterium gerontici includes these protein-coding regions:
- a CDS encoding DUF6676 family protein, giving the protein MNSPEEYFQRFDEPLAQQQIVMEHPEPVKLAELKDIVQSLQDRPYGDMEVLVLDEVGQRTDVFRDLATQLKKQHDVDTVVVKSPDLAVVVSDELTRAQIESIQPPMSNEADSAVALRAMPALLDVDPVPGTTMVGITGLLIILTVAVTTRFAKRSRN
- a CDS encoding ferrochelatase → MTRPDAQFEATLKSIEDIDALLLLSFGGPEGVDEVRPFLENVTAGRGIPPERLDEVGKHYYHFGGKSPLNDLNKEIIANIEAELASRGIDLPVFFGNRNWKPFANDTASEMAKAGVRTAAVFATSAWGGYSGCRQYGEDIQAMREHLQSQGLPLIDFLKIRQFFDHPMFIEEQVSVIEDAFRHWGLSPKEAQDQGVRLVFSAHSIPVIANERAGTPEDGSLYSLQIEQASKLVAEKLGFENYDVVWQSASGNGRVPWLEPDIVDHAEQLEAQGVEKMVVAAIGFISDHMEVVWDLDNELQTAIAPTNLEVVRAATVGHTDTFASMVVDLIEESIGSKKPQHLGSVPSKGCTINGAPCEVSCCEPMKRGRAQ
- a CDS encoding DIP1281 family NlpC/P60 protein, with amino-acid sequence MSNFASKYPAVRIAAALTLATSLAIGTAFPAGAQPRNPSDTEIASANQQAGQAEGKVSSLVSSVSRSDAAITQLEMEMGGLRESVNKALVDYHDAVTSAEQAREGVKRARAELDKTQAKIEAAQRVLDEISRSEYRRQGGNNQGVSEIAGTETTEDALDRQTFKRVNAEKQREHVEKLDKLRTEQANEESRLREARNIAEDREETAKSKKEEAESRIQDTSKQLDENTRKRAELVAQRDKAKRELDQARGTVSALESDRKEYQDYIKAEEERKKAEEAAKAAEAVRQKALEEQRAKEEAAKQAQAEAEAAHKAQVEAEAKAAADEKAKADKKAAQAKQAEAKKKLEAAKKAAEAAKAKAEEETSKAADAKEAQSTSEDKSTEAAAALIEASQPEHTSLDGNGGGNTVQNPEGQSTSGNEAVDSVEVATNESVSAEASETVTSGSRSAQIETVISRAMSQLGVPYAWGGGNANGPTRGIRDGGVADSYGDYNKVGFDCSGLVIYAFAGVGIALPHYTGYQYQHGTKVDPSQMQRGDLIFYGPNAEQHVAIYLGDGQMIEAPQSGSTVQVSPVRWSGMTQYVVRLI